A segment of the Hallerella succinigenes genome:
CGCTGGCGCGGAACAGCCGCACGCAGCCCAACACCTCGAAACCGTAAGCATCGATTTCTAGGACGGAGGATAAAGCTATTACTACCGCAAAATCTAAGAAGATCTACCGTGGCACCGGTCGTCGCAAGAACGCCATCGCTGCTGTTATCTTGAAGCCGGGTACCGGCAAGCGTATCATCAATGGTCGTGATTTTAAGGAATACTTCCACTCTGACGTTCAGAACATGATTGCAAACCTCCCGTTCGCAGTCCTCGACAACGCAGATCAGTGGGATGTCGAAGTGAACGCTCACGGCGGCGGCATTGCTGGCCAGATGGGTGCAGTCCGTCTTGGCATCGCTCGCGCTCTCGTTGCGAACAATGCAGAAGACAAGTCCGCTCTCAAGAAGCAGGGTCTCATGACTCGTGATTCTCGTGCTGTGGAACGTAAGAAGTTCGGTCGCAAGAAGGCTCGTAAGAACTTCCAGTTCTCCAAACGCTAATCTCCGCTTCACGCATTGCAAAATTCAAAAGAAAGGCTCCCGGATGTGGGGTCTTTCTTTTTTATGCACTCAACAGATTGAACGTCATTTTCTATATTTCCGTTCGCTTAAGCAATTCCGCTTAAGTATAATCAAGCACCGGCTTGTAAAAATCGCTTCGGTGGCTGGACTCTGAACCAAATCAGGTCCCGCTTTGCGGTTTCATTCAAGTCGGGAAGAATAACCGAAAAAAGGAAAAATCATCATGGCTAATTTGCCTTCCGTTGAAGAATTGCTCTCTGCAGGCGCTCATTTTGGTCACCAGGCTCAGCGTTGGAACCCGAAGATGAAGCCGTACATCCTTGCCAAGAAGAATGACATCTACGTCATCAACCTCGACAAGACGATCAAGCTCCTCGAAGAAGCTGGCAAGGTCGCTGCTCGTATTTCGAGCGAAGGTAAGAGCGTTCTCTTCGTCGGTACCAAGCCGACCGCACGCGCTATCGTTGAAGACGCCGCTAAGAAGACCAACCACTTCTTCGTGTCCAACCGCTGGCTCGGTGGTATGCTC
Coding sequences within it:
- the rpsI gene encoding 30S ribosomal protein S9, giving the protein MTTAKSKKIYRGTGRRKNAIAAVILKPGTGKRIINGRDFKEYFHSDVQNMIANLPFAVLDNADQWDVEVNAHGGGIAGQMGAVRLGIARALVANNAEDKSALKKQGLMTRDSRAVERKKFGRKKARKNFQFSKR